From the genome of Oscillospiraceae bacterium, one region includes:
- the tadA gene encoding tRNA adenosine(34) deaminase TadA — protein MNCEFMKTALALASSAAEKGDVPVGAVVVKENKIIGCGQNRCQSKKDPTAHAEIEAIRQAAIAVSDWRLTGCTLYVTLEPCAMCAGAIINSRIERVVIGAKEDHTGCCGSVCNLFAMPFSGFVKIETGVLEEECKTLLQRFFQKAR, from the coding sequence ATGAATTGTGAATTCATGAAAACGGCGTTAGCCTTAGCGTCATCTGCCGCCGAAAAAGGGGATGTACCGGTAGGTGCTGTAGTCGTCAAGGAAAATAAAATTATCGGATGCGGCCAAAACCGCTGTCAGAGTAAAAAAGATCCGACGGCGCATGCTGAAATCGAAGCCATTCGGCAAGCAGCTATTGCCGTCAGCGACTGGCGGCTGACTGGCTGTACGCTCTATGTGACACTGGAACCGTGCGCGATGTGCGCAGGAGCCATCATAAATTCCCGAATCGAACGGGTTGTCATCGGCGCAAAAGAAGACCATACCGGATGCTGTGGGTCGGTCTGCAATCTTTTTGCGATGCCGTTTTCCGGATTTGTTAAAATTGAAACCGGCGTGCTTGAAGAAGAATGCAAAACACTGCTGCAGCGTTTCTTTCAAAAAGCAAGATAG